From Falsiruegeria litorea R37, the proteins below share one genomic window:
- a CDS encoding sulfotransferase family 2 domain-containing protein: MIISPGRRYIFVHVPKTGGTSLSLALEARAKKDDILLGDTPKALRRRQRAKALAEQARGRLWKHATLADIEGVLPEAELDKMFVFTLVRNPWDRAVSYYHWLREQSFDHPAVELAKGLAFKPFLLHPKTEVGFRTMPAAAYVRRSDGREQCHAFVRMEHLAQDLKPVEDHLGFPLELPHINRSRRGADYRAYFDDESTEAVQEMCAPDIQRFDYRFDG, translated from the coding sequence ATGATCATCTCGCCCGGGCGCCGCTACATCTTTGTTCACGTCCCCAAAACCGGCGGAACGTCCCTGTCCCTGGCGCTGGAGGCGCGTGCCAAAAAGGACGACATCCTGCTGGGGGACACTCCAAAGGCCCTGCGCCGCAGGCAACGCGCCAAGGCTTTGGCGGAGCAAGCCAGGGGGCGGCTGTGGAAACATGCGACGCTGGCGGATATCGAAGGGGTTTTGCCCGAAGCCGAGCTGGACAAGATGTTCGTCTTTACCCTTGTGCGCAATCCATGGGATCGGGCCGTGAGCTATTATCACTGGCTGCGCGAGCAAAGTTTCGATCATCCGGCGGTCGAGTTGGCCAAGGGCCTGGCATTCAAACCGTTTCTTCTGCATCCCAAAACCGAGGTTGGCTTTCGCACCATGCCCGCAGCCGCCTACGTCCGGCGCTCGGACGGACGCGAACAATGTCACGCCTTTGTTCGGATGGAGCATTTGGCTCAGGATCTGAAACCGGTCGAGGACCATTTGGGGTTTCCGTTGGAACTGCCGCACATCAACCGATCCCGTCGCGGCGCAGATTATCGGGCCTATTTCGATGACGAATCGACAGAGGCAGTTCAGGAGATGTGCGCCCCTGACATTCAACGCTTTGACTACAGGTTCGACGGGTAA
- a CDS encoding 3-hydroxyacyl-CoA dehydrogenase NAD-binding domain-containing protein yields MAEFTLTKDADGVATITWDVPGKTMNVMSFTGLEELNACIDDALADDAVKGIVVTSGKEGSFAGGMDLNLLAVMKEQAGDDPAKGLFEGTMQMHALLRKIERAGMDKKTNKGGKPIASALPGTAAGIGLELPLATHRIFVSENPKAKYGLPEILVGIFPGAGGTTRLARKLGAMGASPLLLEGKMLDAKKAKGAGLVDEVVADPVAVAREWVLNAKDADIVKPWDAKGYKIPGGAPYSPAGFPTFVGAAAMVHGKTQGAFPAAKALLSAVYEGLLVDFDNALKIEARWFTSVLMNPSSGAMIRSLFLNKEALEKGAVRPKDVADQRVKKLGVLGAGMMGAGIALVSAQAGMEVVLIDRDQAAADKGKAYTEVYLDKGMKRGKVTQDKKDAMLGLITATPDLEQLKGCDLIIEAVFEDPAVKAEMTKKVEAIIPEDCIFASNTSTLPITDLAKASVRPEQFIGIHFFSPVEKMLLVEIIKGKETGDRAVAKALDYVRQIRKTPIVVNDARFFYCNRCIIPYGNEATRMITEGVAPVLIDNAARQLGFPVGPVQLGDETSIDLGVRIMKATKAAMGNAYPASEADDLIVWMEEEGRLGRKANAGYFDYDEKGKRTGYWKGIHDKYPLADEQPDLIEVQERLMFAQVLEAVRALEEGVVEDIREADVGAILAWGFAPWSGGPLSWLDIIGAPYAAERCDQLAEKYGERFACPPLLREMAEKGQTFYGRFNPEAKAA; encoded by the coding sequence ATGGCTGAATTTACACTGACCAAAGACGCAGACGGCGTCGCAACCATCACCTGGGATGTGCCCGGCAAGACCATGAACGTGATGTCGTTCACCGGTCTCGAAGAGCTGAACGCCTGCATCGACGACGCGCTGGCCGACGACGCGGTCAAGGGCATCGTCGTGACCTCGGGCAAAGAAGGCTCGTTTGCGGGCGGCATGGACCTGAACCTGCTGGCCGTGATGAAAGAGCAAGCTGGCGACGATCCGGCAAAGGGCCTGTTCGAGGGCACCATGCAGATGCATGCCCTTCTGCGCAAAATCGAACGCGCCGGCATGGACAAAAAGACCAACAAGGGCGGCAAGCCGATTGCCTCGGCCCTGCCCGGCACTGCTGCTGGCATCGGTCTGGAACTGCCGCTGGCGACGCACCGCATCTTTGTGAGCGAAAACCCCAAGGCGAAATACGGCCTGCCGGAAATTCTGGTCGGTATCTTCCCCGGTGCAGGCGGCACCACCCGTCTGGCACGCAAGCTGGGCGCGATGGGTGCCTCGCCCTTGCTGCTCGAAGGCAAGATGCTGGACGCCAAGAAAGCCAAAGGCGCAGGTCTGGTGGATGAGGTTGTCGCCGATCCGGTGGCTGTAGCGCGCGAATGGGTGTTGAACGCCAAGGACGCCGACATCGTCAAACCGTGGGACGCCAAGGGCTACAAGATCCCCGGTGGCGCGCCTTATTCGCCTGCTGGTTTCCCGACCTTCGTCGGTGCCGCAGCAATGGTGCACGGTAAGACCCAAGGTGCTTTCCCGGCTGCCAAAGCTTTGCTGAGTGCGGTTTATGAAGGCCTTCTGGTCGACTTTGACAACGCACTGAAGATCGAAGCACGCTGGTTCACTTCCGTTTTGATGAACCCCTCGTCGGGTGCCATGATCCGCTCGCTCTTCCTTAACAAGGAAGCGCTGGAAAAAGGTGCTGTGCGACCCAAGGATGTTGCCGATCAGCGCGTCAAGAAGCTGGGCGTTCTGGGTGCGGGCATGATGGGCGCAGGCATCGCGCTGGTGTCGGCGCAGGCCGGTATGGAAGTGGTTCTGATCGACCGTGACCAGGCGGCTGCCGACAAGGGCAAGGCCTATACCGAAGTTTACCTCGACAAGGGCATGAAGCGCGGCAAGGTCACGCAGGACAAGAAAGACGCGATGCTGGGTCTGATCACCGCGACCCCGGATCTGGAGCAGCTGAAAGGTTGTGACCTGATCATCGAGGCCGTGTTCGAAGACCCCGCCGTCAAGGCCGAGATGACCAAGAAGGTCGAGGCGATCATCCCCGAGGATTGCATCTTTGCCTCGAACACCTCGACCCTGCCGATCACCGATCTGGCCAAGGCGAGCGTGCGTCCTGAGCAGTTCATCGGCATCCACTTCTTCTCGCCGGTTGAGAAGATGCTGCTGGTCGAGATCATCAAGGGCAAGGAAACCGGGGATCGCGCGGTCGCCAAGGCGCTGGATTATGTGCGCCAGATCCGCAAGACCCCGATCGTGGTCAACGATGCGCGCTTCTTCTACTGCAACCGCTGCATCATCCCCTATGGCAACGAAGCAACCCGCATGATCACCGAGGGCGTGGCGCCCGTACTGATCGACAACGCGGCACGTCAGCTGGGTTTCCCGGTTGGTCCGGTGCAGTTGGGCGACGAGACCTCGATCGATCTCGGCGTGCGCATCATGAAGGCCACCAAGGCCGCCATGGGCAACGCATACCCGGCGTCCGAGGCCGACGATCTGATCGTCTGGATGGAAGAAGAAGGTCGCCTGGGTCGCAAGGCCAACGCGGGCTATTTCGACTATGACGAAAAGGGCAAGCGCACCGGGTATTGGAAAGGTATCCACGACAAATACCCGCTGGCCGATGAACAGCCCGACCTGATCGAGGTGCAGGAACGTCTGATGTTCGCGCAGGTTCTGGAAGCCGTGCGCGCGCTGGAAGAGGGCGTGGTCGAAGACATCCGAGAGGCCGATGTAGGCGCGATCCTGGCCTGGGGCTTTGCGCCTTGGTCCGGCGGCCCGCTGAGCTGGCTGGACATCATCGGCGCGCCTTATGCGGCCGAGCGTTGCGACCAGCTAGCCGAGAAGTACGGCGAGCGTTTTGCCTGCCCGCCACTGCTGCGCGAGATGGCTGAAAAGGGCCAGACTTTCTATGGCCGCTTCAACCCCGAAGCCAAAGCGGCCTGA
- a CDS encoding SPOR domain-containing protein, whose protein sequence is MSLNTRVAPRHVYDNRQNTQNVQVPKGFRPVWKDDRLNPFRAERTLRPAITVSRFEPPTGFRAVEREDDRLNPHRGMRTAEGDAQSDAIWQRTIPRTLRRVPTDAQIVTVPKNNTTYTNLANRPNRLTFSTRSGPTAPVEARYVRVAAYQNDAAARQAAKSLSGTGLPMNVGTVRRGSGTYKVVLVGPFSSQAQATSALTQVRGAGFSGARLTK, encoded by the coding sequence GTGTCCCTGAACACACGTGTCGCGCCGCGGCATGTTTATGACAACCGCCAGAACACCCAGAACGTCCAGGTGCCCAAGGGTTTTCGCCCGGTCTGGAAAGACGATCGTTTGAACCCGTTTCGTGCCGAACGTACCCTGCGTCCCGCCATCACCGTGAGCCGATTTGAACCACCAACCGGATTTCGTGCTGTCGAGCGTGAAGATGATCGTCTGAACCCCCATCGGGGCATGCGCACCGCTGAGGGGGACGCGCAGTCTGATGCGATTTGGCAGCGGACAATTCCCCGTACCCTGCGTCGTGTACCAACCGATGCGCAGATCGTCACGGTTCCCAAGAACAACACCACCTACACAAACCTGGCCAACCGACCGAACCGCCTGACTTTCTCGACGCGCTCGGGTCCGACTGCACCGGTTGAGGCGCGGTACGTGCGGGTCGCAGCTTATCAGAACGATGCGGCCGCTCGTCAGGCAGCCAAGTCCCTTTCGGGAACCGGGCTGCCCATGAACGTGGGCACCGTGCGCCGTGGTTCGGGCACATACAAGGTGGTTTTGGTTGGCCCCTTCAGCTCGCAAGCACAGGCAACGTCGGCCCTGACACAGGTGCGCGGCGCCGGGTTTTCAGGTGCGCGTCTGACAAAGTGA
- a CDS encoding DMT family transporter — protein MQADIKNSPVAAAAFMVAAMALIGVIDNFIVRLAETIGLWQFHVVRSAMMLPIVFLMSVIGLGQFGPQRLWAVVVRSLLIATAMLFYFSALALMPIAQALAGLFTSPIFILLITGLGMGQRIGPWRVMAVALGFTGILFVLQPDPQDFDWKILIPVVGGFFYALAAIATRSLCGGESTVALLGGMTIALGLMGVTGVTVLHFFPMDSVAGPAGFVTRGWVWPMHEAWIWVVVQAVGSATAVFMLIKAYQLGEPSYVAVFEYSVMIFGPVFAWAVLGQGLGLWQIAGIGLIAFAGSIIALRSKA, from the coding sequence ATGCAGGCGGACATCAAGAACTCTCCAGTAGCGGCCGCAGCCTTTATGGTGGCAGCCATGGCCCTGATCGGGGTCATCGACAATTTCATCGTGCGCTTGGCCGAAACCATCGGTTTGTGGCAGTTCCACGTTGTGCGCTCGGCGATGATGCTGCCCATCGTGTTCCTGATGTCGGTTATCGGGTTGGGGCAGTTTGGACCGCAACGCCTGTGGGCGGTTGTCGTGCGCAGCCTGCTGATTGCTACAGCGATGTTGTTTTACTTCAGCGCCCTGGCCCTGATGCCGATTGCGCAGGCTCTGGCGGGGCTCTTTACCTCTCCGATCTTCATCCTGTTGATCACGGGGCTTGGCATGGGGCAGCGCATTGGTCCCTGGCGCGTGATGGCCGTGGCGCTTGGGTTCACGGGCATTCTGTTTGTGCTGCAACCCGATCCTCAAGATTTCGATTGGAAGATCTTGATCCCGGTTGTTGGCGGGTTCTTTTATGCGCTTGCGGCTATTGCCACGCGCAGTCTGTGCGGCGGCGAAAGTACCGTTGCGCTGCTTGGGGGCATGACCATTGCGCTTGGCCTTATGGGGGTAACCGGGGTCACGGTGCTGCACTTTTTTCCGATGGATAGCGTCGCGGGGCCCGCAGGGTTTGTCACGCGCGGTTGGGTCTGGCCGATGCACGAGGCCTGGATTTGGGTGGTGGTGCAGGCGGTCGGTTCGGCCACGGCGGTGTTCATGCTGATCAAGGCGTATCAATTGGGCGAGCCGTCCTATGTGGCCGTCTTTGAATATTCGGTGATGATCTTTGGACCGGTCTTTGCCTGGGCCGTGCTGGGGCAGGGTTTGGGCCTGTGGCAGATCGCAGGGATCGGGTTGATCGCCTTTGCGGGCAGTATAATCGCCCTTCGTTCAAAGGCTTGA
- a CDS encoding Hint domain-containing protein, translating to MAETSAALDGLLITGQAGFLKGTHVASNLGWRAVETLSIGDRVLTFDHAMQPIVDIQRETLLLPEGDVVGTRRPVLVPDGALFNRRELWLMPDQGMLIECDAAQDAVGDPFAVIPARMLTGLRGISLGYPGDQIEVTTIGFANDEVIYVEGGMLAHCPSPQPLYSENDRPVPGIYDVLSGPAAQFLVNCIIDDDDAMAVASDPTELPGGFHDGPVRPSRPVRPA from the coding sequence ATGGCCGAAACCAGCGCTGCGCTGGACGGTTTGCTGATCACCGGTCAGGCCGGGTTTCTCAAGGGCACGCATGTGGCCTCGAACCTGGGCTGGCGTGCGGTCGAGACCCTGTCCATCGGGGATCGGGTGCTGACCTTTGATCACGCGATGCAACCCATCGTGGATATTCAACGCGAAACGCTGCTCCTGCCCGAAGGGGACGTGGTCGGAACGCGCCGCCCCGTGCTGGTGCCGGATGGCGCATTGTTCAATAGGCGCGAGCTTTGGCTGATGCCGGATCAGGGGATGCTGATTGAATGTGATGCGGCTCAGGATGCGGTTGGCGATCCCTTTGCGGTGATCCCCGCGCGTATGCTGACGGGGCTGCGCGGCATCTCATTGGGTTATCCGGGTGACCAGATCGAAGTGACTACGATTGGATTCGCCAATGACGAGGTGATCTATGTCGAAGGCGGGATGTTGGCCCATTGCCCCAGCCCGCAGCCGCTCTATTCAGAAAATGATCGGCCGGTCCCCGGGATTTATGATGTGCTCAGCGGACCCGCGGCGCAATTCCTGGTGAACTGCATCATTGACGATGATGATGCGATGGCCGTGGCCTCAGACCCCACCGAATTGCCGGGTGGGTTCCATGACGGCCCGGTGCGTCCCAGTCGCCCGGTAAGGCCGGCTTGA
- a CDS encoding adenosine deaminase → MTVADLPKIELHLHHEGAAPPAFIRQLAHEKKMDLSGIFKPDGSYDFRDFAHFLSVYEAASEVLTGPEEFRRLTLAILEESAANGVVYSETFLSPDFCGGGDVAAWRDYLAAIQDAANEAEAKLGITLRGVVTCVRHFGSEKAKASAICAAETAGDWIVGFGMGGNEGVGRQGDFAWSFDCAREAGLRLTTHAGEFGGPESVRDAVRDLQVERVGHGVRAIESADLVHELQDRGTVLEVCPGSNVVLGLYPNFAAHPIARLRDAGVKVTVSTDDPPFFHTTMRREYEMLAQAFDWSEQDFADLNATALEAAFCDEDTRARVKKRLEMT, encoded by the coding sequence ATGACGGTCGCTGACCTGCCCAAGATCGAACTGCATCTGCACCACGAAGGGGCCGCGCCGCCCGCCTTCATCCGGCAGCTTGCACATGAAAAGAAGATGGACCTGAGCGGCATCTTCAAGCCGGACGGCTCTTATGATTTTCGCGATTTCGCTCATTTCCTGAGCGTCTATGAAGCGGCCAGTGAGGTGCTGACCGGACCCGAAGAGTTCCGCCGCCTGACACTGGCCATTTTGGAAGAGAGCGCCGCAAACGGTGTGGTCTATTCGGAAACCTTCCTAAGCCCCGATTTCTGCGGCGGCGGCGATGTGGCCGCCTGGCGCGACTATCTGGCAGCCATTCAGGACGCGGCGAATGAGGCTGAGGCCAAACTGGGCATCACCCTGCGCGGCGTCGTCACATGCGTGCGCCATTTCGGATCGGAAAAGGCCAAAGCCTCGGCCATTTGCGCGGCCGAAACAGCGGGTGACTGGATCGTGGGCTTTGGCATGGGCGGCAACGAAGGCGTGGGCCGTCAGGGCGATTTCGCCTGGAGCTTTGACTGTGCCCGCGAGGCCGGGCTGCGCCTGACCACCCACGCGGGCGAGTTTGGCGGGCCCGAAAGCGTGCGGGACGCGGTGCGCGATCTGCAGGTTGAACGCGTGGGCCACGGCGTGCGCGCCATCGAAAGCGCCGATCTGGTGCACGAGCTGCAAGATCGCGGCACGGTGCTCGAGGTTTGCCCGGGGTCGAACGTGGTTCTGGGGCTGTATCCCAATTTCGCGGCGCACCCGATTGCGCGCCTGCGCGACGCCGGTGTCAAAGTGACCGTCTCAACCGATGACCCGCCCTTTTTCCACACGACGATGCGCCGCGAATATGAGATGCTGGCGCAGGCCTTTGACTGGAGCGAACAGGATTTCGCCGACCTCAACGCCACGGCGCTTGAGGCGGCATTCTGCGATGAAGACACCCGCGCGCGGGTCAAGAAACGATTGGAGATGACATGA
- the upp gene encoding uracil phosphoribosyltransferase gives MSDHLTVVDHPLVQHKLTLMRDKGTSTAVFRQLLREITQLLAYEITREMPLTTRSIETPMEEMDAPILAGKKMALVSILRAGNGMLDGVLELVPSARVGFVGLYRDEETLKPVQYYFKAPEGLKDRLVIAVDPMLATGNSSAAAIDLLKDAGATDIRFLCLLAAPEGVARMKEAHPDVPIVTASLDRELNEKGYIMPGLGDAGDRMFGTK, from the coding sequence ATGAGCGACCACCTGACCGTTGTCGATCACCCGTTGGTGCAGCACAAACTCACGCTGATGCGGGACAAGGGCACCTCGACCGCTGTGTTCCGGCAGCTGTTGCGCGAGATCACACAGCTTCTGGCCTATGAGATCACGCGCGAGATGCCGCTGACCACTCGGTCCATCGAAACACCGATGGAAGAGATGGACGCGCCTATTCTGGCGGGCAAGAAGATGGCGTTGGTGTCGATCCTGCGCGCGGGCAACGGCATGCTTGATGGTGTGCTGGAACTGGTGCCCTCGGCGCGTGTTGGCTTTGTTGGCCTCTACCGGGACGAAGAGACGCTCAAGCCGGTGCAGTATTATTTCAAGGCCCCTGAAGGTCTGAAAGATCGCCTTGTGATTGCAGTGGACCCGATGCTCGCCACCGGCAACAGCTCGGCAGCGGCGATTGATCTGCTCAAGGATGCAGGTGCCACCGACATCCGTTTCCTGTGCCTGCTCGCCGCCCCCGAAGGGGTCGCCCGAATGAAGGAAGCGCACCCCGATGTGCCCATCGTCACCGCCTCGCTCGATCGTGAACTGAACGAAAAAGGTTATATCATGCCGGGACTTGGCGACGCCGGCGACCGGATGTTCGGGACGAAATAA